A region of Haliotis asinina isolate JCU_RB_2024 chromosome 7, JCU_Hal_asi_v2, whole genome shotgun sequence DNA encodes the following proteins:
- the LOC137290895 gene encoding uncharacterized protein, with amino-acid sequence MSIDVVDLEEIVTTFFFEKWLEEKKKKEADRESVEIKWDRVRFTHSPAVYVKDEVAEEAGEQTDPEVKTEKGGTPNTHVIFTAFFANNTEAEQVHTLTTERRTKSTCTVSLSKAYTLGASVNIRITPPNPIVEANAGFKAEMSKMKGLSETVEKELTWSVNSQIKIPRKSRTRVDLVIKEEEYDGHFTMDTKIEGNVVITAWTKNRDKHISSASIKVATIFEKHKGFKVDKPKNEATFTTVGNCKCRFGIEQNMEQTELPLLK; translated from the coding sequence ATGTCCATCGACGTAGTTGATCTGGAGGAGATTGTGACCACTTTCTTCTTCGAAAAGTGGCTGgaagagaagaagaagaaggaagcTGACCGCGAGAGCGTTGAAATCAAGTGGGACCGAGTTCGGTTCACCCACTCCCCGGCCGTGTACGTCAAGGATGAAGTGGCTGAGGAGGCCGGGGAGCAAACCGACCCCGAGGTGAAGACTGAGAAGGGAGGGACTCCCAACACTCATGTGATATTTACTGCCTTCTTTGCGAATAATACTGAGGCTGAACAAGTTCATACGTTGACAACGGAGCGTCGGACAAAGTCGACGTGCACGGTGTCGTTGTCTAAAGCTTACACATTGGGAGCTTCTGTGAACATTAGGATAACGCCTCCGAACCCCATTGTTGAAGCTAACGCTGGCTTTAAAGCAGAGATGTCCAAGATGAAAGGGTTGAGCGAGACCGTGGAAAAAGAGTTGACTTGGTCAGTGAACAGTCAGATAAAGATACCCAGGAAGTCTCGGACgcgggtggatctggtcattaAGGAGGAGGAGTACGATGGACACTTCACCATGGACACCAAGATAGAGGGAAACGTGGTCATCACGGCGTGGACCAAGAACAGAGACAAACACATCAGTTCCGCCTCCATCAAAGTTGCCACCATCTTCGAGAAGCACAAAGGTTTTAAAGTTGATAAACCCAAGAATGAAGCCACCTTCACCACAGTGGGAAACTGTAAATGTCGCTTCGGAATCGAGCAGAATATGGAACAGACGGAGCTCCCCCTCTTGAAGTGA
- the LOC137291511 gene encoding uncharacterized protein, protein MAARYQIPEVGFDEDNPGSVRMRLKVDRIKPSSSGIKCPCICRRDPPQAARDNARVSHRSDSRSLQVTVDNAGGLDGSYRYNVPELPHAIVHEETRLEAGLH, encoded by the exons ATGGCTGCCAGATACCAGATCCCTGAAGTTG GTTTCGACGAAGATAACCCAGGATCAGTTCGAATGAGGCTTAAAGTGGACAGAATAAAACCCAGTTCCTCTGGCATCAAGTGTCCCTGCATCTGTCGACGTGATCCGCCTCAGGCAGCACGGGACAACGCCAGGGTCAGCCATCGCTCGGACAGCAG GTCTCTCCAAGTGACGGTAGACAACGCGGGCGGCTTGGACGGGAGCTACAGATACAATGTCCCCGAACTCCCTCACGCCATTGTCCACGAAGAAACAAGATTGGAGGCAGGTTTACATTAA